One genomic window of Psychrobacillus sp. INOP01 includes the following:
- a CDS encoding helix-turn-helix domain-containing protein has protein sequence MNIGMEIKKLRTVKGITLKELSEKSELSIGFLSQLERGLTTIAVDSLEKLADILEVHLTHFFDYPLKREDMVLRSYEQEIMDSVEGGFIKYSLSTNLENKQLVPRLIEILPQKKDEEILSYKHEGEEFIYVLEGILTVYINDMRHEVYPGDSVHMDSNIAHNWANYTNKKVKLLAVNTPNYIYSRGFYTIDAD, from the coding sequence ATGAATATAGGAATGGAAATAAAGAAATTGAGGACTGTAAAAGGAATTACTTTGAAAGAGTTAAGTGAAAAAAGCGAACTATCTATTGGATTTCTTTCTCAATTAGAAAGGGGGCTTACTACCATAGCAGTTGATTCACTTGAAAAACTAGCGGATATTTTGGAAGTACATTTAACACATTTTTTTGATTATCCCCTTAAAAGGGAAGATATGGTTTTAAGAAGTTATGAACAAGAAATAATGGATTCAGTAGAAGGAGGTTTTATTAAGTATAGTTTAAGTACAAATTTGGAAAATAAACAACTTGTTCCAAGGCTTATAGAAATTCTTCCTCAAAAGAAAGATGAAGAAATATTATCCTATAAGCATGAGGGAGAAGAGTTCATTTATGTTTTAGAGGGTATATTAACAGTTTACATAAATGATATGAGGCATGAAGTATATCCTGGTGACAGTGTTCATATGGATTCAAATATTGCCCATAATTGGGCTAATTATACTAATAAAAAGGTCAAGCTATTAGCAGTTAATACGCCTAATTATATCTACAGTAGAGGGTTTTATACTATAGATGCTGATTAG
- a CDS encoding RNA polymerase sigma factor — translation MKQKEELYHVLQEKTGIIYKYLIKNGANPRDAEDIIQEALYKFLLYIDSVDPDKSFSWLFRVAINQFYDLCRKQQKQVLVSFENFEFVDDTLLPEDHVEQSEMKKEIQVVLDQLTPLHKQLLLLLKYELNLSYEEIAEMLDLNPGTLKTYLFRARKAFKDKYRKEQTKHDRLQRK, via the coding sequence GTGAAACAGAAAGAGGAATTGTACCACGTTCTACAAGAAAAAACGGGAATTATTTATAAGTATTTAATTAAGAACGGCGCAAATCCTCGAGATGCTGAAGATATCATACAAGAGGCTTTATATAAATTTCTCTTATACATTGATTCTGTCGATCCTGATAAGTCGTTTAGCTGGTTATTCCGTGTAGCAATCAATCAATTCTATGATTTATGTCGCAAGCAGCAAAAACAGGTTCTTGTATCGTTTGAAAACTTTGAGTTTGTAGACGATACACTTTTACCGGAAGACCATGTTGAGCAATCTGAGATGAAGAAAGAAATCCAAGTCGTACTCGATCAGCTGACTCCCCTACATAAACAGTTGTTGTTGTTGTTAAAATACGAACTAAATTTAAGCTATGAAGAAATTGCAGAGATGCTCGATTTAAATCCAGGAACCTTAAAAACATACCTATTTCGTGCAAGGAAAGCCTTTAAAGATAAGTATAGGAAGGAGCAAACAAAACATGACCGACTACAAAGAAAATAA
- a CDS encoding 3-isopropylmalate dehydrogenase translates to MTIFFLILMGFFIVIANIIGFISYNKKKNLYFAAFIILLLAVLFGAIGGALAVFIIRDAFAIFYGFQLGQYLIINSVIVFLIAILVTVIKKFRN, encoded by the coding sequence ATGACTATTTTTTTCTTAATACTTATGGGCTTTTTTATTGTAATTGCAAATATTATTGGATTTATATCTTACAATAAAAAGAAAAATTTATATTTTGCTGCTTTTATAATATTGTTATTAGCAGTTTTATTTGGGGCAATCGGTGGTGCATTAGCAGTATTTATTATTCGTGATGCTTTTGCAATATTTTATGGTTTTCAACTAGGACAATATCTAATAATAAATAGTGTCATCGTTTTTCTTATTGCAATTTTAGTAACTGTAATAAAGAAATTTAGGAACTGA
- the plsY gene encoding glycerol-3-phosphate 1-O-acyltransferase PlsY — MNILTLILSYLIGSISFALVIGKMFYKKDIRDYGSGNLGATNAYRVLGIKAGVIVAIADILKGTFACLLPLILGSTVNPIVCGLLAILGHIFSVFASFKGGKAVATATGVFLFLTPLGVFVGFVVFVLTLLFTKYVSLSSMLASISLSIYSLVFEDKVITALSLLISISIIILHRQNIKRIVNGTENKIVEN; from the coding sequence TTGAACATTTTAACTTTGATTCTAAGTTACTTAATTGGATCAATCTCATTTGCTTTAGTAATCGGTAAAATGTTTTATAAGAAAGATATTCGTGATTACGGTAGTGGTAATCTTGGTGCAACTAATGCTTATAGAGTTTTAGGCATAAAAGCAGGAGTAATTGTTGCAATTGCTGATATATTAAAGGGTACATTTGCTTGTTTACTTCCTCTAATACTTGGTTCTACAGTTAACCCTATTGTATGTGGTTTATTAGCCATATTAGGGCACATATTTTCTGTTTTTGCTAGTTTTAAAGGTGGAAAGGCTGTTGCGACAGCAACTGGAGTTTTCTTGTTTTTGACTCCTTTAGGTGTTTTTGTTGGTTTTGTTGTGTTTGTGTTAACTTTGCTATTTACTAAGTATGTATCACTAAGTTCAATGTTGGCTAGTATTTCATTATCCATTTACAGTCTTGTATTTGAAGATAAAGTTATCACAGCACTTTCTCTACTAATAAGCATATCAATAATCATTCTACATCGACAAAATATAAAGAGAATTGTAAATGGAACAGAGAACAAAATAGTTGAAAATTAG
- a CDS encoding alpha/beta fold hydrolase, giving the protein MLLHTEVFGDGEPIVFLHTGLQTGLTDFEYQREYFKHNFKVILPDLRGHGKSIENNLSNFFEDSAIDIEETLNKLDVKSAHLVGCSLGALVGLFFAKKFPHKVKSLTISGILSKKPENWIEMHKEDVESQAQLLQNEDVASYFDNLHRSNWRQFIYMGKDEHWYPFHETKDLDGINSPVLYMVGEGNKGETKGAILYPLLKQDVHVSIIPFASHLVHSEQPEIYTKVLDVFIKKVEKE; this is encoded by the coding sequence TTGCTACTACATACTGAAGTTTTTGGGGATGGGGAACCAATTGTATTTCTTCATACTGGCTTACAAACGGGTTTAACTGACTTTGAATATCAGAGAGAATATTTTAAACACAACTTTAAAGTTATTCTTCCCGATTTAAGAGGACATGGTAAGTCAATTGAAAATAATCTTTCGAATTTCTTTGAGGATTCTGCAATAGATATAGAAGAAACACTAAATAAATTAGATGTAAAATCTGCTCATCTAGTAGGGTGTTCGTTAGGTGCTTTAGTTGGATTATTCTTCGCAAAAAAATTCCCTCATAAAGTTAAAAGTTTAACTATTTCTGGGATTTTGTCTAAAAAGCCAGAAAACTGGATTGAAATGCACAAAGAAGATGTAGAATCTCAAGCACAATTATTACAAAACGAAGATGTAGCAAGTTACTTTGATAATTTACATCGGTCTAATTGGAGACAATTTATATATATGGGAAAAGATGAACATTGGTATCCATTTCACGAGACAAAAGATTTGGATGGTATTAATTCACCTGTTTTGTATATGGTTGGTGAAGGAAATAAAGGTGAAACCAAAGGGGCTATCTTGTACCCGTTATTAAAGCAGGACGTTCACGTGTCTATCATTCCCTTTGCCTCGCACCTAGTGCATTCTGAACAGCCAGAAATTTATACAAAAGTGTTAGATGTTTTTATAAAGAAAGTTGAGAAAGAATAG
- a CDS encoding putative bacteriocin export ABC transporter, whose translation MRLENICQEFNENKVFENINFSINNGEMVAIMGKSGKGKTTLLNIMGLISKPSEGDLYLFNQKNVEINSKQAMLLRRHKIGYLFQNYGLVEDETVKWNLNIALEYKNLSKNDRLQKIKEALKVLHLEKLMDKQVYKLSGGEQQRIAMLKLYLQESQLILADEPTGSLDIENRDVIIQMLKDFNNEGKTIVIVTHDNYIAQTCSRVINI comes from the coding sequence GTGAGATTAGAAAACATATGTCAGGAGTTTAATGAAAATAAGGTATTTGAAAACATTAACTTTTCTATAAATAACGGTGAAATGGTAGCAATCATGGGTAAGAGTGGTAAGGGTAAAACAACTCTATTAAATATAATGGGATTAATCTCAAAACCATCCGAGGGAGATTTATATTTATTTAATCAAAAGAATGTTGAAATCAATTCAAAACAGGCAATGCTATTAAGACGTCATAAGATTGGTTATTTATTTCAAAATTATGGTTTGGTAGAAGATGAGACAGTAAAATGGAATTTAAATATTGCATTAGAGTACAAAAACTTGTCTAAAAATGATCGACTACAAAAAATTAAAGAAGCACTAAAAGTTCTCCATTTAGAGAAACTTATGGATAAACAGGTATATAAGCTAAGTGGAGGAGAACAACAGAGAATAGCGATGCTAAAACTATATTTACAAGAAAGCCAACTCATATTAGCAGATGAACCTACAGGTTCTTTAGATATAGAAAATCGGGATGTCATTATACAAATGTTGAAAGACTTTAATAACGAGGGTAAAACAATCGTTATTGTTACTCATGATAATTATATTGCTCAAACTTGTAGTAGAGTCATTAATATATAG
- the eutH gene encoding ethanolamine utilization protein EutH: MDKLILYLIGSFFVIGAIDYITGNHLKLGGKFEEGIKTMGTLGLGMIGIISLVPIFTNFLSAVIIPICRVFHLDPSIVPAAFLAIDMGGYQMANKLALTEEMGAFSGIIIASTLGATISFSIPVALGMLSKEDEKYFSKGVLVGIITIPIGCLAAGLWQKININILVWNLVPIFVFAIFLGVGLLKAPHVFIKAFNVFGKLIMSLSIVGLLLQGIDVIFGVRLVSGLAPLSESTVIVGKIALVLGGAYPMLALINRIFKNSFEKIGKKFGINSVSVAGILGGLASNLLIFGTYNEMNPKGKVISTAFGVSGAFVFGGQFGFVSGVAPEMLGAFIISKLTAGIISLVLAAWLYDRENKEFSL; the protein is encoded by the coding sequence ATGGATAAATTAATTTTATATCTAATCGGTTCTTTTTTTGTAATCGGAGCTATTGATTATATTACTGGAAATCATTTAAAACTGGGTGGGAAATTTGAGGAAGGCATAAAGACCATGGGGACTTTAGGGCTTGGCATGATAGGAATAATTTCTTTAGTCCCTATATTTACAAATTTTTTATCTGCTGTCATTATTCCAATCTGTAGAGTTTTTCATCTAGATCCTTCTATAGTTCCTGCGGCATTTTTAGCTATAGATATGGGGGGCTATCAAATGGCTAATAAGCTAGCATTGACAGAGGAAATGGGGGCATTCTCAGGAATTATCATTGCATCTACTTTAGGAGCCACAATTAGTTTTTCAATACCTGTCGCATTAGGAATGCTTTCTAAAGAGGATGAAAAATATTTTTCTAAGGGTGTGTTGGTTGGAATTATTACTATACCAATAGGATGCCTTGCAGCAGGCTTATGGCAAAAAATAAATATCAATATATTAGTATGGAATCTGGTACCTATATTTGTTTTTGCCATTTTTTTAGGGGTAGGATTATTAAAAGCTCCTCATGTTTTTATAAAAGCTTTTAATGTATTTGGAAAGCTTATAATGAGTTTGAGTATTGTTGGATTACTTTTACAGGGTATAGATGTGATATTTGGTGTAAGGCTTGTCTCAGGATTAGCACCACTCTCTGAATCAACTGTTATAGTAGGCAAGATCGCACTTGTTTTAGGTGGAGCATATCCTATGCTAGCACTTATTAATCGAATCTTTAAAAATAGTTTTGAAAAAATAGGGAAGAAATTTGGCATTAATTCAGTGTCAGTAGCAGGCATTCTAGGAGGTTTGGCTAGTAATCTGTTGATATTTGGAACATATAACGAAATGAATCCTAAAGGAAAAGTGATAAGTACTGCCTTTGGAGTAAGTGGAGCATTTGTATTCGGTGGTCAATTTGGATTTGTGTCAGGAGTAGCTCCAGAAATGTTAGGAGCGTTTATCATATCAAAGCTTACAGCCGGAATAATTAGTTTAGTACTAGCTGCATGGCTATATGATCGTGAAAATAAAGAATTTAGTCTTTAA
- a CDS encoding alpha/beta fold hydrolase, translated as MVEKYITVEDGRIWTEKRGQGGVPVILISGGPGSSNYLEPVSFLIDDICEVIMFDPKGCGRSGYDGNGYDLESCLKDIERIREEYGLKKWVVIGHSWGADLGLAYSLLFPQSILGYVSVSGTGVQNDRGWKDIYNRKKEEIGELKPDFEFEANKMVHRSLINSWRAFIKKPLLLKDISQLQLPSLFIYAENDIRPSWSIRQISSLISNSGYIEIKGAEHYIWLSKKNELGEVLRAFIKTFY; from the coding sequence GTGGTTGAAAAATACATAACAGTTGAAGATGGCAGGATATGGACTGAAAAAAGAGGGCAAGGCGGGGTTCCAGTCATTTTAATAAGTGGCGGACCTGGATCTAGTAATTATTTAGAACCAGTGTCTTTTCTTATTGATGATATTTGTGAGGTTATTATGTTTGATCCTAAAGGCTGTGGTCGTTCCGGTTATGATGGAAACGGGTATGATTTAGAATCCTGTCTTAAAGACATTGAAAGAATTCGTGAAGAGTACGGGCTTAAAAAGTGGGTGGTAATTGGTCACTCTTGGGGAGCTGATTTAGGTTTAGCTTACTCATTGTTATTTCCTCAGTCTATTTTAGGATATGTATCTGTATCGGGAACTGGAGTACAAAATGATAGGGGCTGGAAGGATATCTATAATCGGAAGAAAGAAGAGATTGGTGAATTGAAACCAGATTTTGAGTTTGAGGCTAATAAGATGGTTCATCGTTCTTTGATTAATTCTTGGAGAGCATTCATTAAAAAACCACTATTACTAAAGGATATCTCACAACTTCAATTACCCTCATTGTTCATTTATGCAGAAAATGATATTCGTCCTTCTTGGTCAATTAGGCAGATTTCCAGCCTTATTAGTAATTCTGGATATATCGAAATTAAAGGGGCTGAACATTATATTTGGCTAAGTAAAAAGAATGAATTAGGTGAAGTTCTCAGAGCTTTTATTAAAACATTTTATTAA
- a CDS encoding aminopeptidase P family protein, with product MNIRDRVEKLRQLMKEKQMTAYIIPSFDAHQSEYVAEHWKCRQWISGFTGSAGTVVITLDDAGLWTDGRYYIQAEKQLESSGIRLFRMMDPGVPSYTEWLADVLNEGSIVGFDGNVFSINMVKKMEKDLKAKRIVLKMNQDLIGDLWEDRPDIPKGPIFTHEVKYAGKSRVEKLNEVRKEMKNKGANYYILTSLDDIAWLLNIRGADVPNNPVVIANVIIAEHKCYLFIDSCKVSPLVKLELEAEGIELKASAEIQTLLENLSGEDAVILDTNKTNIRLYNAINSTTKKFESPNITTNLKSIKNEVEIKNFKWCEIKDGLAMMKFIKWLKTSVDKEEITEITAEERLEDFRKVQEGYVGPSFDTIAGYKEHAAMMHYKANKETQYTLKNEGLFLIDSGGQYYDGTTDITRTIVLGYLTDEQKRDFTLVLKGFIALSSVKYLYGATGSNLDVLARQPIWQYGLDYKCGTGHGVGFFLNVHEGPQSLRNDNNNVTLEKGMIITNEPGIYLEGKYGIRIENMMLVVEDEKTEFGQFMKFEAITYCPIDLAGINKDMLTESEKQWLNNYHQEVYTRLAPYLNEEERVWLMEETREI from the coding sequence ATGAATATCAGGGATAGAGTCGAAAAGTTAAGACAGCTAATGAAAGAAAAACAAATGACTGCTTATATAATTCCGAGTTTTGATGCACATCAGAGTGAATATGTAGCAGAACATTGGAAATGTAGACAATGGATATCAGGATTTACAGGGTCTGCAGGTACTGTAGTTATTACATTAGATGATGCAGGGTTATGGACAGATGGTAGATACTATATTCAAGCTGAAAAGCAGCTTGAGAGTTCAGGAATCAGATTATTTAGAATGATGGATCCAGGGGTACCATCTTATACAGAATGGCTAGCAGATGTTCTTAATGAAGGCAGTATTGTGGGCTTTGATGGAAATGTTTTTTCAATTAATATGGTTAAAAAGATGGAAAAAGATCTAAAAGCAAAGAGAATTGTATTAAAAATGAATCAAGATTTAATTGGTGATCTGTGGGAAGATAGACCGGACATTCCTAAAGGACCGATTTTTACTCATGAAGTAAAATATGCAGGCAAATCACGAGTAGAAAAATTAAATGAAGTAAGAAAAGAAATGAAAAATAAAGGCGCAAATTATTATATTTTAACTTCCCTTGATGACATTGCATGGCTTCTGAATATAAGAGGCGCAGATGTGCCTAACAATCCAGTTGTAATAGCTAATGTAATCATAGCAGAACATAAATGCTATTTATTTATTGATTCTTGCAAGGTTTCTCCTTTGGTTAAATTAGAACTGGAGGCTGAAGGAATTGAGTTAAAAGCTAGTGCTGAAATACAAACATTATTGGAAAATCTTTCAGGCGAAGATGCTGTTATTCTAGATACAAATAAAACAAATATCAGATTATATAATGCCATTAACAGCACAACAAAGAAATTTGAAAGCCCCAACATCACAACTAATTTAAAATCTATTAAAAATGAAGTCGAGATTAAAAATTTCAAATGGTGTGAAATAAAAGACGGTTTAGCCATGATGAAATTTATAAAATGGCTAAAAACTTCTGTTGATAAAGAAGAAATTACAGAGATTACTGCGGAAGAAAGATTAGAAGATTTCAGAAAGGTGCAGGAAGGATATGTTGGACCTAGCTTTGATACGATAGCAGGTTATAAAGAACATGCTGCGATGATGCATTATAAAGCCAATAAAGAAACGCAATATACTCTTAAGAATGAAGGGCTTTTTTTAATTGATTCAGGCGGACAGTATTATGATGGAACAACTGATATTACACGAACGATTGTTTTAGGATATCTTACCGATGAACAAAAAAGAGATTTTACTCTGGTGTTAAAAGGATTTATTGCACTAAGCTCAGTTAAATATTTATACGGAGCAACAGGCTCTAACTTAGATGTTTTAGCAAGACAACCAATTTGGCAGTATGGTTTGGACTATAAATGCGGGACTGGACATGGGGTAGGTTTTTTCTTGAATGTTCATGAAGGACCACAAAGCTTAAGAAATGATAATAATAATGTTACATTAGAAAAAGGCATGATTATTACGAATGAACCGGGAATATACCTCGAAGGTAAATATGGAATTCGAATTGAAAATATGATGTTAGTAGTTGAAGACGAGAAAACAGAGTTTGGTCAATTTATGAAGTTTGAAGCAATCACGTATTGCCCTATTGATTTAGCCGGTATCAATAAAGATATGTTAACAGAAAGTGAAAAGCAATGGTTAAACAATTATCATCAAGAGGTATACACAAGGCTAGCTCCTTATTTAAATGAAGAAGAGAGAGTATGGCTAATGGAAGAAACTAGGGAGATATAA
- a CDS encoding NUDIX domain-containing protein, whose protein sequence is MPNSFHHLARGIFIKDNKVLLAQANGYPNTFLPGGHIEFGESAKGALIREIEEELGISCTVVSLLGLVEHKWEKKGILNCEINQVFEVTSDEITTSFNPKSSESHLNFFWCNADDLDTINLQPYPFRNLIKNYLNGNKDIWWESTLNSEIDDTNRS, encoded by the coding sequence TTGCCTAATTCATTTCATCATTTAGCAAGGGGAATCTTTATAAAAGATAATAAGGTTTTACTTGCACAAGCAAACGGATATCCAAATACATTTTTACCTGGTGGTCACATTGAATTTGGCGAAAGTGCAAAAGGTGCACTGATAAGAGAGATAGAAGAAGAATTAGGAATATCATGCACAGTGGTTAGTTTACTTGGGTTAGTAGAACACAAGTGGGAGAAAAAAGGCATTTTAAATTGCGAAATAAATCAAGTATTTGAGGTTACAAGCGATGAAATAACAACAAGTTTTAACCCAAAATCAAGTGAATCTCATCTTAATTTTTTCTGGTGCAATGCAGATGACTTGGATACTATAAACTTACAACCTTACCCATTTAGGAATCTGATAAAAAATTATTTAAACGGTAATAAGGATATTTGGTGGGAGAGTACTTTAAACTCTGAAATTGATGATACAAACAGAAGTTAG
- a CDS encoding NUDIX hydrolase, which yields MYPRVNTLGIIINNNKILLEEQEGKHSKGTGTYYRPIGGTIELGEKSIETIIREYREEIAVDIVVKRYIACLENIFRIEGSIGHEITQIYLVEFIDHKLYEKESFKVVEGSKTTFTKWISLEEIIDGKKILYPNGLKELLQKNF from the coding sequence ATGTATCCAAGAGTAAATACTTTAGGGATAATAATAAACAATAATAAAATTCTTTTGGAAGAACAAGAGGGAAAGCATTCAAAGGGAACAGGTACATATTATCGACCAATTGGTGGCACAATTGAACTTGGTGAGAAGTCCATTGAAACTATCATAAGAGAATACAGGGAAGAGATAGCAGTGGACATAGTGGTTAAACGCTATATTGCCTGTTTAGAAAACATCTTTAGAATAGAAGGAAGTATAGGTCACGAAATAACTCAGATTTACTTGGTGGAATTTATTGACCACAAACTATATGAAAAAGAAAGTTTTAAAGTTGTAGAAGGAAGTAAAACTACATTCACAAAATGGATTTCCTTAGAAGAAATTATTGATGGAAAGAAGATACTTTATCCCAATGGTCTGAAAGAATTATTACAGAAGAATTTTTAG
- a CDS encoding CPBP family intramembrane glutamic endopeptidase has product MTAVSFTNFLGFSIAGISIIIGIAFFFINSKLEKNVSADTGLNAKAIGTSLKNRTIYFWIFLPLILNVVCIVLAKLILPEYIEHLYGRTEFVVSLDKIMFLVLQLAILALGEEIAWRAFFQKQLSKALPIIPTLIVTSIIFAFGHIVDGSLIVVSYDIFFIFINSVLYGVIFYKTNNAWISAISHFIANLFSIILISFLLG; this is encoded by the coding sequence ATGACCGCTGTTTCATTTACAAATTTTTTAGGATTTAGTATTGCTGGGATATCTATTATTATTGGTATAGCATTTTTCTTTATTAATAGTAAGTTGGAAAAAAATGTTTCTGCTGACACTGGACTAAATGCAAAAGCAATTGGAACGAGTCTGAAAAACAGAACAATTTATTTTTGGATTTTTTTACCACTAATTTTGAATGTTGTTTGTATTGTGTTGGCAAAATTAATTTTGCCCGAATACATAGAACATCTTTATGGAAGAACGGAGTTTGTTGTTTCGTTAGATAAGATAATGTTTCTCGTCCTTCAACTTGCTATTTTAGCTTTGGGTGAAGAAATTGCGTGGAGGGCTTTTTTTCAAAAGCAATTGAGTAAAGCACTGCCAATAATACCTACTTTAATTGTTACATCCATAATATTTGCATTTGGTCACATTGTGGATGGGAGTCTTATAGTAGTCTCTTATGATATTTTTTTTATCTTTATAAATAGTGTTTTATATGGTGTGATATTTTATAAAACAAACAATGCGTGGATAAGTGCTATTTCGCATTTTATTGCTAATTTATTTAGCATTATTTTAATATCATTTTTGTTGGGATAG